From one Bifidobacterium sp. WK012_4_13 genomic stretch:
- a CDS encoding peptidoglycan-binding protein yields the protein MSHARHKKSRMLGVVGRRFLAGALTLALSAGIVPAAATAGVAIPLAASAGITQVASADTVGQDISRWQGSISIGALGSFVIVKQSGSDIGYLYKDSMYARNAKAVRAAGKGLGHYYFNGYANPTSAANYFVSNLVEYQKGDPLVYDAEGSSFVSPAAVAAWVAQVRARLGADANVYVYMSSSVTRAYNWSSVAASGVKLWVANYGSNNGAYHGAPSVSYWSTYYIHQYTSVGRVSGYSGSLDMNLAKSGAWSNGQTTSTATTATVASASSVPTGTYLGYSISQTQRLLNVYGYRLTVDGSYGPATRAAVANFQKTHGLTVDGYAGPATQAALAGTHSTSKTGVDGSAGSATIALWQKTMGTSVDGVVSGQVIPRGYSRTGLYSVAYGSTGSNLIRKVQARLGLAQDGFLGPNTIRAIQRHLGVTADGSFGPATVRALQTRLNTGKF from the coding sequence GCAAGACACAAGAAGTCACGGATGCTGGGTGTCGTCGGCAGGCGTTTCCTCGCCGGAGCGCTCACCCTTGCCCTCTCGGCTGGCATCGTTCCGGCTGCGGCGACCGCTGGGGTTGCCATTCCATTGGCGGCATCGGCAGGCATCACGCAGGTTGCATCCGCCGACACGGTCGGTCAGGACATCAGCAGATGGCAGGGATCCATCAGCATCGGTGCGCTCGGCTCGTTCGTCATCGTGAAGCAATCCGGTTCTGATATCGGCTACCTTTACAAGGATTCCATGTACGCCCGCAACGCGAAGGCGGTCCGTGCGGCCGGCAAGGGGCTCGGCCACTACTACTTCAACGGGTACGCGAACCCCACTAGTGCGGCCAACTATTTCGTGAGCAATCTCGTCGAGTATCAGAAGGGCGATCCGCTCGTCTACGACGCGGAGGGCAGCAGCTTCGTGTCCCCGGCTGCGGTGGCCGCCTGGGTTGCCCAGGTGCGTGCCCGTCTTGGCGCGGATGCGAACGTGTATGTGTATATGAGCTCGTCGGTGACCCGCGCCTACAACTGGTCGAGCGTGGCCGCAAGCGGCGTGAAGCTGTGGGTGGCCAACTACGGCAGCAACAACGGAGCCTATCATGGCGCGCCGTCGGTCTCGTATTGGAGCACGTACTACATCCACCAGTACACGAGCGTGGGACGGGTCTCCGGCTATTCGGGCAGCCTTGACATGAACCTCGCCAAGTCCGGAGCGTGGAGCAATGGACAGACCACCAGCACCGCCACAACGGCCACGGTCGCGTCCGCATCCTCGGTGCCGACCGGCACGTATCTGGGCTACTCCATATCCCAGACGCAGCGTCTGCTCAACGTGTACGGCTACAGGCTGACCGTCGACGGCTCCTATGGTCCAGCCACACGTGCCGCCGTCGCCAACTTCCAGAAGACCCACGGTCTCACCGTGGACGGGTATGCAGGCCCAGCAACCCAGGCGGCATTGGCAGGGACGCACTCAACCTCGAAGACAGGTGTGGACGGTTCGGCGGGCTCGGCGACGATAGCGCTGTGGCAGAAGACCATGGGCACGAGCGTGGACGGCGTGGTCTCCGGCCAGGTCATCCCACGCGGCTATTCGCGCACCGGCCTGTACTCCGTCGCCTACGGTTCGACCGGTTCGAACCTCATCCGCAAGGTCCAGGCAAGACTCGGGCTCGCACAGGACGGTTTCCTCGGTCCCAACACGATTCGCGCCATCCAACGTCACCTCGGTGTCACTGCCGATGGCAGCTTCGGGCCCGCCACCGTGCGCGCCTTGCAGACCAGACTCAACACAG